A genomic segment from Orientia tsutsugamushi str. Boryong encodes:
- a CDS encoding DnaA N-terminal domain-containing protein gives MHGNDIEQLQVIPFDESKQVTNSTTEYQKTTVLQQQISDEDYLSELSKELGSNSILFKVRKYILQHYEYKKVIDKTWFSKLEVVNEDNVNKKIFIKALTSFADSYIKSNYKHILEHAFAAQGFLLKLVEFIAS, from the coding sequence GTGCATGGCAACGATATTGAGCAGTTACAAGTTATACCATTTGATGAATCAAAACAAGTTACCAATAGCACAACGGAGTATCAAAAAACCACAGTTTTACAGCAACAAATAAGTGATGAAGATTACCTTTCAGAACTTAGTAAAGAGCTAGGTTCTAACTCTATATTGTTCAAAGTACGAAAATACATACTTCAACATTACGAATATAAGAAAGTTATTGATAAAACATGGTTTAGTAAATTAGAAGTTGTAAATGAAGATAATGTTAATAAAAAGATATTCATTAAGGCTTTAACAAGCTTTGCAGATAGCTATATCAAATCAAATTATAAGCACATTCTAGAGCATGCTTTTGCAGCTCAAGGGTTTTTGTTGAAATTAGTTGAGTTTATAGCAAGTTAG
- a CDS encoding tyrosine-type recombinase/integrase yields the protein MDERRKINKERREKREKRLKLKNELTFGQVHVKYTEYSSLYHKSWKIMAQRVKRYLESLYNTKISEITKEDIQKLFDEKTAKKHYVTANSILKLLSPIFNKAIEWGLLEKNPVCGIKRHKQESRSRYVTNEEMRRLMAVLKEKGNSQLTESQKRAERSGKIFTFISLFTAARKSNVSGMRWDEISLSEKIWCIPKTKSKNGKTLYIGLADKLIEVLQTRKLCSKSEWVLPSSADNSKHISSSTMHRAWAKIRKKAGIQNVTIHDLRRTFATWMKNNGETLDTISQILGHSNTNITKIYTIHSLDKATIATNKVVENMLSIFGTNVCLNEILSGIVP from the coding sequence ATGGATGAAAGACGGAAGATAAATAAAGAAAGAAGAGAAAAAAGAGAGAAGAGGCTTAAATTAAAGAATGAACTAACATTCGGACAGGTGCATGTAAAATATACTGAATATAGTAGTCTTTATCATAAAAGTTGGAAAATAATGGCTCAAAGAGTAAAGAGATATCTAGAATCTTTATACAATACAAAGATATCTGAGATTACCAAAGAAGATATTCAGAAGCTTTTTGACGAAAAAACAGCAAAGAAACACTATGTAACAGCAAACAGTATTCTAAAACTGTTAAGCCCTATATTTAATAAGGCTATAGAGTGGGGATTATTAGAAAAGAATCCTGTATGTGGAATAAAAAGGCACAAGCAAGAATCAAGATCTAGATATGTAACAAATGAAGAAATGAGAAGACTTATGGCCGTGCTAAAAGAAAAGGGAAATAGTCAATTAACAGAATCGCAAAAGCGAGCAGAACGATCAGGAAAAATTTTTACATTTATAAGTTTATTCACTGCAGCACGTAAAAGTAATGTATCAGGAATGAGATGGGACGAGATAAGCCTTAGCGAAAAAATATGGTGTATACCAAAAACTAAGAGTAAAAATGGTAAAACTCTATATATAGGGTTAGCTGATAAATTAATAGAAGTATTGCAAACCAGAAAACTATGCTCAAAAAGTGAATGGGTATTGCCAAGTTCAGCAGACAATAGTAAACACATATCAAGTTCAACAATGCATCGAGCATGGGCTAAGATTCGAAAAAAAGCCGGAATACAGAATGTAACAATACATGATCTTAGAAGAACGTTTGCAACTTGGATGAAAAATAATGGTGAAACACTAGATACAATATCTCAAATATTAGGACATAGTAATACTAATATAACTAAAATTTATACTATACATAGTTTAGATAAGGCAACAATTGCTACAAATAAAGTTGTCGAAAATATGCTGAGTATATTCGGTACCAATGTTTGTTTGAACGAGATACTATCTGGAATAGTGCCATAA